Genomic DNA from uncultured Vibrio sp.:
GGATGATTTTGTTCGTTACTAAGACCAAAATGCCTAAGATTCCAACAATGCCAATACAGTATAAGACGAGGATGAAGGGAAGTTTGGAGATACTTGGTACGATGAACAAAATACCGTTTGTCCAGTTTTCGACTTGACCATTAATCTGAAACTTCAGGGTAATGTATGACCACAGAAAAAATGTCGCCAACATAAAAACATAGACAAACATGGCTTTTGAGTTTGCGCCATCTTTTCTGAATAGATACACGGCCAAAAAAGAAATCGGCAGCAGTGTTGCAAGCATCGTTAATTCGACCTGCACCGTATCGCTATTAACAGGCACCTGAAGACGATGTTGGATAATAAAGTAAGCAAGTAGCATCGAGAGGCATACCATAGACTCTCGTCCCTGCTTAAATGAGTAGCAAAACAAAAGTGCGCAACCCAGCAGTATATAGGGCAAATTTGCGGCAATTCCCCAGTTTGACTTAGTCAGCTGAATAATGCTATTCATGCCTGATATCGCTAAACCCAATAGAACTATTGGGAACACGAACTTGAAGCCTGATGATGTCGTTAAGGAATAGGACATTTGGAAAATTGCCTACAAAATTAGTTGAATACACAAATACATCACAATACACACAAGATGATATTATCATTGTAGACTATATGCTTTCGGTACCTTATCTATTTCCACAATAAATACACCCCTGCTGTCATCTAAGTGGTTAACTACCTACGTAGCAGCACAACAACGGCAATAGAAGCAACAATCACAACAACAATGTGCCTGTTATTTTTTCACATACCCGTTATGATGAACATAAAGCGCTGGATTGGTACGAAAAACCAATTCTTAAGTAACATCGATCATGAATGTTCAACACTGTATCTGTTTGCGTATAGAGGTTGTGTTGGCCCAAGGAGGTATTGTGGGATTCTTTTCTCGTTTATTTGGTGGCAGTGAGAAATCTGTCGAAGTGAAAACCGTAGAGCCAGTCGAATACAAAGGCTTCCAGATATACAAGGAAAGCATTGCAGAGGGTGGCCAATTTCGAATTGCAGGTCGAATAGAAAAAGAGTTTGATGGCGAGCTAAAGACGCATCGTTTCATTCGTTCAGACTTATTGGGTTCAGAAGAAGATGCTAACGAGCTGATGCTGAAAAAATCGCAACTGTTCATTGATCAAATGGGTGACAAGATCTTCGATTAACAAATCACTGTAATTTGATGCGAATCATCTTAATAAGAGCCATTAGTATATATGCTGATGGCTCTTTCTTTTTTTAAGGCATAAACAACTGTTAATTAAGGAGTTAGTGAGGCTCTGGTTGGACCTCCTGTCTTGGGGCAATGTTTTCCGAGCTTATCGAGTTCAAATAGAGGAAATTTGATTACTTAAGGTTATATGTAATGAAATTTTGTGTTTATATAACAAAACACTTGCAGTCACGGCACTCCTTAGATACAAAAAGAATATAACAGGGCTGTTGATCAGGGTATGACAGTGCAAATCGGTGGGCCCAGACATCGGTGTTTTATTTGCATTTATCTTGTGTAGTTAAACAGAAAGAAATAAAAAAGAATTAGAGTAGAGCACGGCTCTTAATTGGGACTAGTTAATAGATATGTATACAAGGAGTATGCGTTTTGCAAATCGGTGTACCTAGAGAGATACTCGCGGGTGAATCGCGAGTAGCTGCATCACCAAAGTCGGTTGAGCAGTTAATTAAGTTGGGGTTCGATGTCGCAATCGAATCTCAGGCGGGGGTGCTAGCGAGTTTCGATGATGCCGCTTATGAAGCTGCAGGGGCGAAAATCGTTTCTAGTGACGAAGTTTGGACATCAGGTCTTATTCTGAAAGTAAATGCGCCACTCGTAGATGAGGAAAAAGGCATCGACGAAATTGCATTACTACAAGATGGTGCAACTCTGATTAGCTTTATTTGGCCTGCGCAAAATGCAGAGCTAATGGAGCAGCTTTCAAGTAAGAACATTAACGTTCTAGCGATGGATTCCGTTCCTCGTATTTCTCGTGCTCAAGCATTAGATGCACTTTCTTCAATGGCTAATATTGCGGGCTACCGTGCAGTGGTTGAGGCTGCTCACGAGTTTGGCCGTTTCTTCACAGGTCAAATTACAGCAGCAGGTAAAGTTCCACCTGCTAAAGTTCTCGTTGCTGGTGCTGGTGTTGCGGGTTTGGCCGCGATTGGTGCAGCGGGTAGTCTTGGGGCGATTGTACGTTCATTTGACGTTCGTCCTGAAGTAAAAGAGCAAGTTGAATCGATGGGCGCTGAATTCTTGACAGTCGACTATCAAGAGAATTCAGGCTCAGGCGACGGCTACGCAAAAGAAATGTCAGATGAATTCAACAAGAAGGCGGCTGAGCTATATGCTGAGCAAGCAAAAGACGTTGATATCATTATCACCACGGCATTGATTCCTGGCAAACCAGCACCGAAGCTGATCACCAAAGAAATGGTCGACAGCATGAAAGCGGGTAGCGTAATTGTTGATTTAGCGGCAGCAAACGGCGGTAACTGCGAATACACAGTAAAAGACCAAGTGATTACCACAAGCAACGGCGTAAAAATTGTTGGTTACACTGACATGGTAGGTCGTTTGCCAACGCAATCTTCTCAGCTTTACGCAACAAACCTTGTGAACCTTCTTAAACTTCTTTGCAAAGAGAAAGACGGCAACATTGATATCGATTTTGAAGACGTGGTACTTCGCGGTGTAACTGTTGTTAAAGAAGGCGAAATCACTTGGCCTGCGCCACCTATTCAAGTCTCTGCTCAACCTCAGGTTAAGCAAGAGCCTGTGGCTAAAAAAGAACCAAAAGTTGAAGAGCCAACTTCTCCTACGAAAAAGCTGGTGGGTTTAGCCGTTGGTGTTGGTGCTTTTGCATGGATTGCGTCGGTTGCGCCTGCTGCGTTCCTTTCGCACTTTACGGTATTCGTTTTAGCGTGTGTTGTAGGTTACTACGTTGTTTGGAACGTGACGCATGCGCTGCACACGCCGCTGATGTCGGTAACTAACGCTATCTCGGGCATTATTGTTGTGGGTGCGTTACTGCAAATTGGACAAGGTAATGGCGTTGTATCCTTCCTTTCGTTCATCGCCGTGTTGATCGCAAGTATCAACATATTCGGTGGTTTCACCGTCACCAAGCGTATGCTTGAAATGTTCCGTAAAGATAAATAAGGGGTTACAATGTCTGCAGGATTAGTACAAGCAGCTTACATTGTTGCTGCATTATTTTTCATCATGAGTTTAGCGGGGCTTTCTAAGCAAGAGTCTGCGCGAAATGGTAACTACTACGGCATCGCAGGTATGACGATCGCGCTGATCGCAACGATCTTTAGCCCGGATGCTCAAGGTTTTGGCTGGATCATTATCGCGATGGCGATCGGTGGTGCGATCGGTATTTTCTACGCTAAGAAAGTAGAAATGACCGAAATGCCAGAACTGGTTGCGATTCTTCATAGCTTCGTAGGTCTGGCTGCGGTTTTGGTTGGTTATAACAGCTACCTGGACGCACCTGAAGCGGCAACGCACGCTGAACACGTTATTCACCTTGTGGAAGTATTCCTTGGTGTGTTTATCGGTGCAGTGACGTTTACTGGTTCTATCGTTGCATTTGGTAAGTTACGTGGTGTGATTTCTTCTTCGCCGCTTAACCTTCCTCATAAGCATAAAATGAACCTGGCTGCGATTGTTGTGTCTACGCTTCTTATGCTCTACTTCGTAAAAGCAGACGGCAGTATGTTCGCGCTTATCGTAATGACGCTGATTGCATTCGCATTTGGTTACCATTTGGTAGCATCAATCGGTGGTGCGGATATGCCAGTCGTTGTTTCAATGTTGAACTCCTACTCTGGTTGGGCAGCAGCAGCAGCAGGTTTCATGCTAGCAAACGACCTATTGATTGTAACTGGTGCGTTGGTTGGTTCTTCAGGTGCTATTCTGTCTTACATCATGTGTAAAGCGATGAACCGCTCTTTCATCAGTGTAATTGCTGGTGGATTTGGTCAGGAGATCGTTATTTCTAGTGATGCAGAACAGGGCGAGCACCGTGAAACTAATGCGGAAGAAGTGGCTGAAATGCTGAAAAACTCAAAATCAGTCATTATCACTCCGGGATACGGTATGGCGGTAGCGCAAGCTCAATACCCTGTTCATGAAATCACAGATGCACTTCGCTCACAAGGCATTGAAGTCCGTTTTGGCATTCACCCTGTCGCGGGTCGACTTCCTGGTCATATGAACGTGTTGCTGGCCGAAGCAAAAGTTCCTTATGATATCGTTCTTGAAATGGACGAAATTAATGATGACTTTGCTGAAACCGATACGGTACTTGTTATTGGTGCTAACGATACGGTTAACCCAGCAGCTCTAGAAGATCCGAATAGTCCAATTGCAGGTATGCCTGTACTGGAAGTTTGGAACGCTAAAAACGTAGTTGTATTTAAGCGTTCAATGAATACCGGTTACGCTGGTGTACAAAACCCATTGTTCTTTAAAGAAAACACGTCAATGCTATTTGGCGATGCTAAAGAAAGCGTGGAGAACATTTTTAAAGCGTTGTAATCACAAACTGCTTTAAAGTTACTCAGGGTCAGCAATTGCTGGCCCTTTTTTGTTCTGGTTCAATGTTATAGTAATGCAAATCCTGAAGTTACCTAATGTCAATTGATTCTAGATTGTTGTATAGTTTGGCGTAATTTAATAAGTAACGGTAACAGTTTGATTAACAAGATTTTGCTCGGTTTAGCTACTATCCTGCCGGTTTTTTCGGCAACGGCAGCAGCCGATTCATTACCAGAGAGAATAGATACGTTTACAGAGCTGTTTAACTATGAAGTAGCTCTTAAGTCGTATGATATTCGTATTCTGCAATCAAACTATCCAACCAAGTTACTTGCGCCTGACTCATTACTTCCGCAAACGTCAGACTACCCGCTAAAAGACATACAACAACTTTATAATTTAGATAAGACTTGTCGTGGTAAATTGCCTCTCAGCCCTTTGATTACTGAGCCACTCGTATTCACTCGGGCTATTTGTAAGGGCACTGAGCTTACACCGCGATGGTTTTCTCGTAGTGGGCTCATCCATCCAGGAGGGGGGACCTACGCTGCTCGATATGTAGATAAGCATCCAGAACTTAGACCGAAGCTCGCTCAATACATGCATATTAAAGAGCGTGGCAACGAAGAGGGCGATGAGTTACTCGAAAGCTTACAAAATATGAACGACGACGCCATAAATGCGCTGATCGCCGGAGCGAGTATGTTCATTGAAGGGAGTGAACTTTGGTTACGCCGAGGGGATCGCTATTTTGTGTTTGAAAAAGAATTATGGCAAGAAAACGTCGCGAATGCCGGTTTGTCCTATTCATTGGCGTCAGAAAATAAAAGCTGTTTCGTAAAACGAGGCAATATTTGCTGGGATGTAGAAGATCATTCACAAATTCTTCGTATCAGCATGATTGTTCTGGTCATCGCGAACATACTTCTTGTTATCGGCTGGGCGGTGTATCGTTGGAACAGTAAACGTGAAGAATTACGTAGCCGTATGCTGGTACTGCAAATTTTGACTCATGAATTGAGAACGCCAATAGCGTCCCTGTCCATGACCGTTGAAGGGTTTCGTCGAGAGTTTGAGCACTTACCAGAAAGTGTATATGACGAATTCCGTAGGCTGTGCGAAGATACACGAAGATTACGTCAGTTGGCGGAGGCAAGTAAGGATTATTTGCAGTCTGATAACCAAATGCTTGCAACAGACTGGGTTCCATCTGTTGTTGAATGGCTAGAATTTAAGATTGAAGAAGAATTTGATAACGCTGTACTTCTCAACATAAACGAAGATGTGGCTGCTAAAGTTAACGTGTATTGGCTTGGAACTTGTATTGATAACTTGCTTCGTAATGCACTTAAGTATGGCGTTCCACCGGTTGAGCTGAACGTTCAAACGAGTGAAGATAAAATCGTTTTCCAAGTCCGTGATGCCGGTGACTTAACCGCAAAAGACTGGACAAATTTGAAGAAACCGTTCGTAAGTAAGAGCGGTTTAGGGCTTGGACTAACAATCGTTGAATCTATGGTAGGCCGCATGGGCGGAAAAATGTCCCTTATAGGACCACCTACAACCTTTATATTGGAGATACCTTGTGAAACAGACACTGCTTCTCGTTGAGGACGATAAAAACTTGGCTGATGGCCTGTTAGTAAGCCTGGAACAAGCAGGATATGAGTGTTTACATGTGGAGCGTATTGCGGACGTTGAATCGCAATGGAAGAAAGCCGATTTAGTGATTCTCGATCGCCAGTTACCTGACGGTGACTCTGTACAACATCTTCCTGAATGGAAAAATATCAAGGATGTTCCAGTAATTCTGCTGACGGCCCTTGTGACAGTAAAAGACAAAGTGGCGGGATTGGATTCAGGTGCAAACGACTACTTGACTAAACCTTTTGCAGAGGCAGAGTTGTTTGCGCGTATTCGTGCACAATTGCGTGCTCCAGATTCCGCAGAACAAGATGGTGCAAGTTCAGACAAAGTAATCACCAAGGATTTGGAAATTGACCGCGCGACTCGTGAAGTCCTGTTCAAAGACGAGTTGATTACTCTAACGCGAACAGAGTTCGATCTACTACTGTTCTTAGCATCTAATCTAGGTCGCGTATTTACTCGAGATGAGTTACTTGATCATGTTTGGGGTTACAATCACTTCCCAACGACACGAACTGTCGACACTCACGTACTTCAGCTACGCCAGAAACTACCTGGTTTAGAAATAGAGACACTTCGTGGTGTCGGTTACAAAATGAAAGCCTAAGAATAATGAAAATACTACTCCCTGTAGTTTTGTCATTAGTGTTAGTGAAACCAGTCCAAGCGATGGACTGGTTTCGAACTAATACGCCTCTGACTCAGGCTCATCAACACCTGCTTGAAGATGATCTTTCAGGGATGTTCAATACATTAGTTGAACTATGGCAGACAGAACCCAGCCGTGATTTAACCTCACACTTAAACGATCTGCTTGGTCAGTCTCTGACTAAGGATTGCGGAAAGTCGCTGACGACCGTCACTTTGCCAGCCTGGATAAGTGGTGTTAACGTCATACGCCAAACAATTCAAAGTCCTGGGCGGGATACGTTCCGTTTAGTTGTTAAGGTAAGAGCAACCACTGAAGTGGAACAGATCACATTCAAACGTTGGGTAGATAGCTCGATTTCGGCAGACAGTTCATTTGCGATAGAAGAAACATCGCAGGGAG
This window encodes:
- a CDS encoding Re/Si-specific NAD(P)(+) transhydrogenase subunit alpha; this translates as MQIGVPREILAGESRVAASPKSVEQLIKLGFDVAIESQAGVLASFDDAAYEAAGAKIVSSDEVWTSGLILKVNAPLVDEEKGIDEIALLQDGATLISFIWPAQNAELMEQLSSKNINVLAMDSVPRISRAQALDALSSMANIAGYRAVVEAAHEFGRFFTGQITAAGKVPPAKVLVAGAGVAGLAAIGAAGSLGAIVRSFDVRPEVKEQVESMGAEFLTVDYQENSGSGDGYAKEMSDEFNKKAAELYAEQAKDVDIIITTALIPGKPAPKLITKEMVDSMKAGSVIVDLAAANGGNCEYTVKDQVITTSNGVKIVGYTDMVGRLPTQSSQLYATNLVNLLKLLCKEKDGNIDIDFEDVVLRGVTVVKEGEITWPAPPIQVSAQPQVKQEPVAKKEPKVEEPTSPTKKLVGLAVGVGAFAWIASVAPAAFLSHFTVFVLACVVGYYVVWNVTHALHTPLMSVTNAISGIIVVGALLQIGQGNGVVSFLSFIAVLIASINIFGGFTVTKRMLEMFRKDK
- the vxrB gene encoding response regulator transcription factor VxrB encodes the protein MKQTLLLVEDDKNLADGLLVSLEQAGYECLHVERIADVESQWKKADLVILDRQLPDGDSVQHLPEWKNIKDVPVILLTALVTVKDKVAGLDSGANDYLTKPFAEAELFARIRAQLRAPDSAEQDGASSDKVITKDLEIDRATREVLFKDELITLTRTEFDLLLFLASNLGRVFTRDELLDHVWGYNHFPTTRTVDTHVLQLRQKLPGLEIETLRGVGYKMKA
- a CDS encoding HlyU family transcriptional regulator, translated to MGFFSRLFGGSEKSVEVKTVEPVEYKGFQIYKESIAEGGQFRIAGRIEKEFDGELKTHRFIRSDLLGSEEDANELMLKKSQLFIDQMGDKIFD
- the pntB gene encoding Re/Si-specific NAD(P)(+) transhydrogenase subunit beta — translated: MSAGLVQAAYIVAALFFIMSLAGLSKQESARNGNYYGIAGMTIALIATIFSPDAQGFGWIIIAMAIGGAIGIFYAKKVEMTEMPELVAILHSFVGLAAVLVGYNSYLDAPEAATHAEHVIHLVEVFLGVFIGAVTFTGSIVAFGKLRGVISSSPLNLPHKHKMNLAAIVVSTLLMLYFVKADGSMFALIVMTLIAFAFGYHLVASIGGADMPVVVSMLNSYSGWAAAAAGFMLANDLLIVTGALVGSSGAILSYIMCKAMNRSFISVIAGGFGQEIVISSDAEQGEHRETNAEEVAEMLKNSKSVIITPGYGMAVAQAQYPVHEITDALRSQGIEVRFGIHPVAGRLPGHMNVLLAEAKVPYDIVLEMDEINDDFAETDTVLVIGANDTVNPAALEDPNSPIAGMPVLEVWNAKNVVVFKRSMNTGYAGVQNPLFFKENTSMLFGDAKESVENIFKAL
- the vxrA gene encoding sensor histidine kinase VxrA produces the protein MINKILLGLATILPVFSATAAADSLPERIDTFTELFNYEVALKSYDIRILQSNYPTKLLAPDSLLPQTSDYPLKDIQQLYNLDKTCRGKLPLSPLITEPLVFTRAICKGTELTPRWFSRSGLIHPGGGTYAARYVDKHPELRPKLAQYMHIKERGNEEGDELLESLQNMNDDAINALIAGASMFIEGSELWLRRGDRYFVFEKELWQENVANAGLSYSLASENKSCFVKRGNICWDVEDHSQILRISMIVLVIANILLVIGWAVYRWNSKREELRSRMLVLQILTHELRTPIASLSMTVEGFRREFEHLPESVYDEFRRLCEDTRRLRQLAEASKDYLQSDNQMLATDWVPSVVEWLEFKIEEEFDNAVLLNINEDVAAKVNVYWLGTCIDNLLRNALKYGVPPVELNVQTSEDKIVFQVRDAGDLTAKDWTNLKKPFVSKSGLGLGLTIVESMVGRMGGKMSLIGPPTTFILEIPCETDTASR